In one Brassica oleracea var. oleracea cultivar TO1000 chromosome C9, BOL, whole genome shotgun sequence genomic region, the following are encoded:
- the LOC106315950 gene encoding uncharacterized protein LOC106315950, with the protein MQQRKTTAAGRPSGTDGSDFSYRMVVDSRYTKVTKGRSRLRLLILVQATIYLIGLSCAFMTSTKNEERNTLGIASAAIGILFSFIGDFGCRRSRVNLLRLYTAASTVVMVLSVFSAVRSRLTMEERNSSGTAANLELVGFISAQLGAVVQIVAIIVTGSLVNNMSPPTKTE; encoded by the exons ATGCAGCAGAGGAAAACGACGGCGGCGGGTAGGCCAAGTGGTACCGATGGATCTGATTTCTCGTACCGGATGGTCGTTGACTCTC GTTACACGAAGGTCACTAAAGGGAGATCTCGTCTTCGTCTTTTGATCCTTGTTCAG GCTACAATTTATCTAATTGGACTGTCGTGTGCATTCATGACAAGTACTAAAAATGAGGAGAGGAACACCCTTGGAATTGCATCTGCTGCTATTGGCATACTCTTTTCATTCATTGGAGATTTTG GTTGTAGACGCAGCAGAGTAAACCTTTTGAGGCTCTACACGGCTGCCTCCACCGTCGTCATGGTTCTTTCTGTGTTTTCTGCTGTTAGGAGCAGATTAACAATGGAG GAACGGAATAGCTCTGGAACAGCAGCTAACCTTGAGCTCGTAGGGTTCATTTCTGCTCAATTGG GAGCGGTGGTGCAGATAGTAGCAATCATCGTTACGGGTTCCCTTGTCAATAATATGTCCCCACCTACGAAGACAGAATAG